The Candidatus Manganitrophaceae bacterium genomic sequence AGAAACCGGTCCATGAACATCATGACCTTTATTCCCCAGGCCGACACATGCTTGCAGCAGTATCGGTGCGACAAGCAAGATAAGAACATTTCTTTTCATTGGTTTAACCTCCATGTTTATCATGACAGATAAAGAACAATCGGCACGTTATCAACCGCCATAGAAGACCTTCTCTCCCAAGTCTTTGAGCGTCAAGGTCTGATCATCCGGACGACCCTCCAGGGTTTTCAGGAGGCCTGCGTCAATGACCTCTCCTACAAAAATAGAGTGATCTCCTTTTTCAATCGTTTCAATCAACCGGCACTCGACGTAGGCCGGAGCGCTCTCCAGCAACGGCGCCCCCGTACTACCTGATCTAAACGCCTGTCCACCAATGGTATCTCCTTCTCTCTCCGCAGGTTTGAAAAATCCGTAGGCGAGCGATTGCTGCCCTTTTCCAAGTATGTTTAAAGCAAATGACCCGGCCTCTTTAATGACAGCATGGGCACCCGAATCCGCCTTGACGCCAACGACGACAAGCGGCGGTTCAAAAGCCGTTTGAGTCACCCAATTTACAGTTGCCGCAGCGACACGACCATCTTTCGTTTCACCTGTCAGGACATAGAGCCCATACGGAATCATCCGAAGCACAGCTTTTTTGGTGTCCTTATCCACATCAAACCTCCATTTTCAGTTCCAAGTGAACACGCATAGTGAGCGCAATCCTCGCCCTTCCAGAGCGAGGTCAGCGAGCGAATAAATGAAGTCTTTCTCCTATCGGGTCGGAGAATCCTGACCGCTCTGCGGCGGGGTTCTTCAATATATCATCTGACCCATATCGTAATCTTTTCCGATACCACCGGGGGATCGAAAGGAACGTGAGACTTATCCCCCAGGATTAACTGAAGCGTGTGTTTTCCAGGCGACAACTTTAATGTTGTTTCCGTCTGCCCCTTTCCAAAATGCTTATGATTTTTGTCTGAAGGAATCGGCTTATCTAATGCAGGAAGACCTTTCAGATCAATCAAGAGGTGATGATGGCCTGTATTCTTCTTGTCAATACCCGCCGGGGCAACACCCATGCCCTGCAAACCAAATTTAACCGCTACCGAAGGACCCACCGCCTCTCCAGTCGCGGGAGAGATGAGATAAACTCTTGCGGACTCGGGTGACGGGGTCCGCGCAAACGCCATGGAGGAGAACATCACAAATGAAGAAACCAGCACCCAAAAACCTGCTCTGACCATAGACAACCTCCTTTTGTTAGTTAGACGATACCCACACTTGATGGCGAGAAGGACTTACAATATGCCCCTTTTCAATGTTTTGCCATTCTATAGCCCATTCCCTCTCCCGTCAATCCTTAGTTTATTGCTACCCCGAGCCTTCACTGGAGCGAGGAATCGGGCTCCAGTGAAGGCGAGAAAGCTGAAGACCCGCATCATACTTGCATCATGAAATCCAGACAACTTCTCTATGATGATCCGGTCTCTGATGGATCTTCTTTCTCGACCACTACGGCGTTCAACTCCTTTATAGTCCGGTTTCTCGACTGTCTGCGGTCGATCCATGATCTGGAATGCCGGCCGGAATGGCGTACTTTATCACTCATCGGATCCCCGCCTCCTCATTTTTCCAGGTACCATATCCAAATCAATTATCGTTTTACAAAATCAAACAACTGCAAGTAGCCCCCTCGCCCCAGGGTGAGTTGTTTTTCAAAGTGACAATTGTCTGAAAAGTAATGGGCGTAATCATGGATGATATCACCTGAAAGCTGAGAAAATAGGCTGAACATAGGCGTGAAGATACCTGGGTTGCGAGGACGGGCATGATCAATGATCCGTATGGTACCGCCCGGCCGCGTAACACGCATGATTTCACGACTTGCCGCCAGGATCGCGGGAATATGAACAAGAGACCCTGAAGCGATGACAACATCAAAACACCCGTTGGGGAAGGGCAGTGATTCAGCGCTCGCAGCGATCAAACGATTACTTAAGGCCGTCTGTTTCAAAGGAGCTTGGGCGAGCATCCCTGTCGACGAGTCCAGGCCAAAGGCATCAAACCCGCTTTCCACCGCTTTGTTCAGAACAAAACAGGTCCCGCAACCAACATCCAGTAATCTGGCTGGTTCTTGATCTCCCGGTTTTTCGGTTCGATGGGATAAATCTTTCAGGGCCGATCCGATTACTTTTTTACGCCAGCCGCTGAGGATGGTCACCCTATCATAGAACCGAGCCGCATAACGCGTATAAACCTTGCCATCCCAGTGAGGGAGCAGTGACGACTTACTCTCTGGAGTCAACTTCGAACTACCCATATTATTCTTCCATTTCGCGCGAACAATTCATTACAACATTTTATAAATTAATACTAGCGCAAACGCCACAAACCCAAATCCTATCATGCCCCGTAGTCTTATAATAAAAGTGCTGGAAATAAGTTGTAAACCACGTTCGAGGAGTGTGATTAAGCCGCCGTACCAAAGGGCATCGCCAAAAACAACTCCAAGGCAAATCACTAAGGCGAGTCCTGTATCCAGGTGATCAATGCCAAAATCATTACAAGCATGGGCGACCGCCAGCCAGTAGAGAATAAAGGTCGGATTAGCCCCAAGAAGAATGCCGAGAAAAAAATCCCCTACGATTTTGGAGGGAGAGTTCGGAGAGACTGTCCCCTGTTCTGATTTTGCCTGCCGTTTGCTGTCATAAATTTCATAAAACCCCAAGGCCATCAAACCAAGGGCAACTGCGAAACCCAGACCAACACCAAAAGCCGTTTCCCGCAAATAACTGTAATATCCCCAAAAAGCAATAAGCGCATAGAGGGTGTCCATCAGGGTAATGGCGCTGACAAAACAAAATAGATTTAACCGGGGCTTTTTAGGCGGCAGCAGCGCATTTGCTATCCAGAGGTTTGTAGGGCCGATTGGAAGGGATGAAATGATTCCGCTGATGACCCCGACCATGAGTAGCAATAAGGGACCGGACATCCTTTAAGGAACCTCTGAGTAAGTCATGAATTTTTTTTCAGGGCAAAAATATCCCGCTTCTGCGTTGCAAATCTTGAATATAGCAGGCTATGGCTTCGCGAGAACCATCCTCTGCGATTTTCGCCTTCAATCGAAACATAAGATCTCCTGAAAACTCAACCCAGACTTAATCAGAGCTTCCTTAATTCTTAAACCGAACAGTGGCTGTTTGCTCATTGCTCAAAAGGCGCTCCCATCTGAATACGGGACCCAACTGAGTTTTCAGGCGCAATTGGCGAAACCATGCAACAGGTCGAGCCTAATTCGAAGGTAGCGATTTTTTGACCGATTTCTATGGGTGCGTTGATACGCAGGTATTCAGGAAGCCGTATGGTGGCCACGAGCGGCCCACCCACAATGGAAAGCAACCACTCCCGACCCTTGCGATCCAGGATATCCACATTGACCCGCTCATTGGTCAATGCGGGAAGTGAAGGGTTATTTTTATAGGCCCAGGGCCTGAGCAGGAGAAGTTCCCCCGGTATACGAACAATACGCAATATCTTCCCGGACACCGGGGCATGAATGTGATGATAATTATTGTTATGAAGAAAAACGTTGCTAAAAAAAGACTCTCCTGGTATTTTTCTCCCAAAAATACTGGGGATTTCCCTCTCTTCACCCTTCACCTTGACGGTTGACAGCGCTTCGGTCTGTCCAGATTCACACAGATAACCCTCGCAAGGCCAGATCGCACCTGAATTAATTTCGGGGAGCTCAATGAAGTCACGCGTAAAGAATTCTTGAAATGTTTTGAAATGCTGGGCCCCGTTCCCGGGGAGAAAGCCCTGATGATAATCTGGGTTTCCATAATGCCACAAGCAATAGGGCCTAATCAGAAACGCCGAAAGGCGCGTATTATACAACCTCGCAATAAGTGCAGATATCGCAAATTGCATTGAACGGCTTAAGCGTCCCCAAATCTGGACGGAGATGAAACCGGCAAAAGAATATATAAATTGACTAACAGACTTCATCTGTTTTGCAGTTGCCTTTATCTACGTGACAATAATGACAAAGTAAATAATCCTGATATGCCTACCGGAAAATATCCTGGCATTTTGTACGCAAAAAACCTTCCAAAACAACAAAAAGGGCGAACACCAAGAAGGATCGACGGATAATATATCAAAAATTAGACGATTTTCAAACCCTTATTTCCGCTTTCGAGCTTATCGGGTGAGGGTCAAAGATCAAGCAGGCTTATATCAGAAATGTTTTTGTTTTGCTGTATAGAGGAAACAGTCGAGGAGGATAAATTTAGAAAAATGATCGATCTCTGGCCATTCGGGCAGGGAAAGAGGTTGACAATATGCATCTCATTTGCTAGTGTCAACCTCCATTGCCGAGATAGCTCAGTCGGTAGAGCAGAGGCCTGAAAAGCCTCGTGTCCGCAGTTCGATTCTGCGTCTCGGCACCACTTAAAAAACCTTCCCCAAAGGCGCTTGGACATCCAGACTTTACACGGTTCCGGACAATTTCCAGCCGAGAGGGCCTTCTCAACTCCTTAGAAATACTCTTCCCTCTTCACCTCAGGCGAGTTCAGCGTCACCGCCTTCTCCCTTCCGGGACCCCAGGATCTTTGAGCAAATTTAATTGTACACACACAACACCAAGGGTCATTCAGGAGGCGGGGGGACCGACAAAGCAGCCATGAAAAGAAGAAAGATACCTGCTGCAAGCAATATCATGTTTCCCATAACAGAATGCTACACCATAACGGGTTCGACATCAACTTAAATAATTGTCACGATCCAGCATAACCTCTACTTTTTTTTATGAAGCTCTTGCATCGGCTCTAGCTTTTCCACATCAGGGACGTGTTGTAGTCCTGTTTCCTGATCGTCAAGCTTGTCCATCAGGGGGATACTCCAGAGGACGATAGCAAGGTGGTCAGAGGGTGTCGGATGGCGTAGCGAGACCGTGTGGTAGGTCAGCTCAATGTGCGTTTCGTCATCTTCCCAGATCACCTTCGGGCCGGGACGTTTCTCTTTTGGCGCGCCATACTCTGCCGTCCACTTTGGCAGGAGCTTTTCGACATGAGAGGGGTCGTTCGTATTCTTAAAACGCACATGCGCAATGACAAGCCCCCATTTTGGGTGAATGCCAAAGCTGACAGAGCGGACCTCCGGCTCTCCGAGCGCTTCGCCGGAGACAGTCAATTCTCCAGGTGCCGGTCCCTGTATCGCCCAGATACCTCCAGGATCAGCGCTTTTAGGGGGAACCAGTTTAACCTGATATGTCGTGATCACTTCCTCCCAGGACATCCCCCACACGGTTTTCCCGAATCCCCCCGGAAGCGTCACCCCTTCGGAAGGTGCTGAATGGGAAAGAACCAGGAGAAGACCCACGATTCCTATAAAGTTTTTCATCATCGCACCTCCTCTAATCGGAGACAACAGTTTCTTCTGAAACCCCATCGATTGTTCCTTTC encodes the following:
- a CDS encoding DUF4399 domain-containing protein — protein: MVRAGFWVLVSSFVMFSSMAFARTPSPESARVYLISPATGEAVGPSVAVKFGLQGMGVAPAGIDKKNTGHHHLLIDLKGLPALDKPIPSDKNHKHFGKGQTETTLKLSPGKHTLQLILGDKSHVPFDPPVVSEKITIWVR
- a CDS encoding flavin reductase, giving the protein MDKDTKKAVLRMIPYGLYVLTGETKDGRVAAATVNWVTQTAFEPPLVVVGVKADSGAHAVIKEAGSFALNILGKGQQSLAYGFFKPAEREGDTIGGQAFRSGSTGAPLLESAPAYVECRLIETIEKGDHSIFVGEVIDAGLLKTLEGRPDDQTLTLKDLGEKVFYGG
- a CDS encoding methyltransferase domain-containing protein, with the translated sequence MGSSKLTPESKSSLLPHWDGKVYTRYAARFYDRVTILSGWRKKVIGSALKDLSHRTEKPGDQEPARLLDVGCGTCFVLNKAVESGFDAFGLDSSTGMLAQAPLKQTALSNRLIAASAESLPFPNGCFDVVIASGSLVHIPAILAASREIMRVTRPGGTIRIIDHARPRNPGIFTPMFSLFSQLSGDIIHDYAHYFSDNCHFEKQLTLGRGGYLQLFDFVKR
- a CDS encoding phosphatidylserine decarboxylase, with the protein product MKSVSQFIYSFAGFISVQIWGRLSRSMQFAISALIARLYNTRLSAFLIRPYCLWHYGNPDYHQGFLPGNGAQHFKTFQEFFTRDFIELPEINSGAIWPCEGYLCESGQTEALSTVKVKGEEREIPSIFGRKIPGESFFSNVFLHNNNYHHIHAPVSGKILRIVRIPGELLLLRPWAYKNNPSLPALTNERVNVDILDRKGREWLLSIVGGPLVATIRLPEYLRINAPIEIGQKIATFELGSTCCMVSPIAPENSVGSRIQMGAPFEQ